In the genome of Triticum urartu cultivar G1812 chromosome 5, Tu2.1, whole genome shotgun sequence, one region contains:
- the LOC125507625 gene encoding uncharacterized protein LOC125507625: MRIEEASSVSMGSSSSVSDSSCDKEGFQCEKEIEVAVTAKEEEREELGEGAAPASSVAGGGKPLGRWRRAACGGGARADCGGALEVETGEVVLPLPTTAAVTHDSYYPATSPKRHAANSSSLTTVTRCRIARPNTATALLPLHKSNIHGDQLGEHGVLQLISASDRGCRRYDGASRAPVAAALEHRRHCDDDCDGHGGCNSSAALELCRCRDDDRDGPAMALQLRRCNGASPSCCPHPVDFAAPALRWSFASAATTASDAAMKLRQSSNEASRVRQ; this comes from the exons ATGAGGATAGAGGAAGCTTCTTCTGTGTCCATGGGATCATCATCTTCAGTTTCTGATTCATCCTGTGACAAAGAGGGATTTCAGTGCGAGAAAGAAATTGAAGT AGCGGTGACGGCGAaggaggaggagagagaggagtTGGGGGAAGGTGCGGCGCCGGCGTCGAGTGTCGCCGGTGGTGGAAAGCCGCTGGGGCGGTGGCGACGTGCGGCGTGCGGCGGAGGGGCGAGGGCCGACTGCGGCGGCGCGCTGGAGGTGGAGACGGGGGAG gTGGTGCTACCTCTCCCGACCACCGCCGCCGTTACACACGACTCCTATTACCCTGCTACCTCTCCCAAAAGACACGCTGCAAACTCCTCGTCGCTGACCACCGTCACCCGTTGCCGTATAGCCCGCCCCAACACTGCTACTGCCCTGCTACCTCTCCATAAAAGCAACATCCATGGAGATCAGCTAGGCGAGCACGGTGTGCTGCAATTGATCAGCGCCTCCGACCGTGGCTGCCGACGCTACGACGGAGCATCGCGCGCGCCCGTCGCTGCTGCATTGGAGCATCGTCGGCACTGTGATGATGACTGCGACGGCCATGGCGGTTGCAACTCCAGCGCTGCACTGGAGCTTTGCCGGTGCCGAGACGACGACCGCGACGGGCCGGCCATGGCGTTGCAACTACGACGCTGCAATGGAGCTTCGCCGAGCTGCTGCCCTCACCCTGTAGATTTTGCCGCACCGGCGCTACGATGGAGCTTCGCCAGTGCTGCGACGACAGCAAGCGATGCTGCAATGAAGCTTCGCCAGAGCTCCAATGAAGCTTCGCGGGTGCGTCAATGA